In Aedes albopictus strain Foshan chromosome 3, AalbF5, whole genome shotgun sequence, the genomic window CAGGAGCGCAAGTGAACACTTTTACAGAGGAAATGTTCAAAGCTTTGATGTCGAACGAGGCTTACAGCAGAGAAGTCTTTAACGTCAAACAAGAGTCAGACCGTTCGCTCAAAGGATACGCATCAAACGATACGATTCGGGTGGCGGCCACTTTCGAAGCTCATCTATTCATATCCGATGATCGGCCgacacttctggaaaaattctacgTGGTACAGGAATGTCAAGCACTTCTGGGCAGATTCACAGCTGCGAGGTACAGTGTCCTAATGTTAGGCATAAAGGTTCCGCTGAACACTGCATCGTTTTCCGAATCGCCATGGTTACATGGAGAGATCGCTGTCATCGACTTGAATGAGAAGTTCCCAAAATTCAATATTCCACCTGTCCGTATCGAGTATAATAGGTCGGAGCCACCCTGTCGTAATGTTTTTATGAACATTCCTCAGGCCGTTAAGCCACTTGTTGAAGAACgactgcaaaaattggaaatgtcagACATAATTGAACGTGTGACCGACGAAATGGATTCGTCCTTCTGTTCCTCGATGCTAATTGTACCGAAGGGGAAGAACGATATCAGATTGGTGATAGACCTCAGAGGACCGAACCGATACGTCTACAGGACTCCTTTTGCAATGCCAACATTGGAAGGAATTCTGGCGGAACTCCATGGTGCAAAGTGGTTCTCAACAATTGATTTGAGTAACGCGTTTTTCCACATCGAGTTGGATCGAGAATCGCGTCACCTGACAAATTTTTGTACCGAATTCGGAATGTTCAGGTTTGTTCGGCTTCCATTTGGACTATGCAACGCGCCGGACATATTCCAGGAAACAATGCAGCGGAAAATCCTGGGTGGTTGCAAAGGCGTGAAGAATTTTCAAGACGACGTACTGGTTTTTGGAAGCACGAAGGAGGAACATGACGAGAATTTGGCAGCAGTATTGGACAGGCTTCGTAATCACAACGTTAAGCTGAACGAATCGAAATGCGTATTTGGGAGCCAGATAGTAACGTTTCTAGGATTCACTTTAACTCCAGATGGCTGGAAAATAGAGGAAGGAAAATTGAGTGCAATTGGAAACTGCAGGCAACCAGAAACTTGTTCTGAGGTCAAAAGTTTTCTGGGTCTCATTACATTCGTGGACCGCTTCATTCCAAATCGAGCTGATTTGACACAGCACCTCAGAGCTTTGGCAAACGGAGATAAGTTTTACTGGACTGACAAAGAGGAGCACGAATTTCAATTCTTGAAAAGTGGAGCGCTCAAAGCCATCAAGACTCTTGGATATTACAGCCAGACGGATCCAATTGAGCTCTACGTTGACGCATCTCCAGTCGGACTAGGAGCGGTCTTGATACAATATGACAAGGACCAGTCAGCACGCGTCATATCGTGTGCTTCAAAGTCTCTGACTTCAACCGAGAAGAGGTATCCTCAATCCCACAAAGAAGCGCTAGCTGTAGTCTGGGGAATAGAGCGCTTCTCAACGTATCTTCTCAGTAGATCCTTTGTTGTCAGAACGGATGCAGAAGCAAATCAATTTATTTTCAACGGTACGCATCGCTTAGGCAAACGAGCATTGTCAAGAGCCGATGCTTGGGCACTCCGTCTACAGTCGTTTGACTTCACCATTGCAAGGATACCAGGGAATATGAATGTAGCGGACGCTTTATCAAGACTCACCGATCAGGCACAGGATCCTATTCCGGTCGAAGAAGACGACGAGAGCAACTTTTTGTATGCACTGGACGTAGGGCACATGAATATCACCTGGGGAGAAATTGAACGACGAACGGAAGAAGATTTGGAGCTACGGGAGGTGCGAACTGCTTTGCTTAGTAATGTTTGGCCACGTGATCTGCAAAAGTACGAAGCCCAGCGAAAGAGTCTCCGCTTCCTAGGATATCTCTTGTTTAAAGATGACCGTGCAGTTTTGCCTGAGGTTCTTCGAAATACGGCACTACAGTCAGCACATGGTGGACACGTGGGAGTAGTTGCaatgaagaaaattttgagaCAATTCTTCTGGTGGCCAGGTATGTCCACCGCGGCCGAAAAGTTTGTCAAGGACTGCGAGGTATGCGTGCAGCTGTCTAGGAAAAATCCTCCTATTCCTCTGTCTAGCAGGGTTCTTCCTGAGGGCCCCTGGGAGATACTTCAGATAGATTTTTTGAAAGTACCAGGATTCGGCACAGGAGAGTTTTTAGTGGTCATCGACACGTACTCAAGGTACTTGAATGTCGTCGAAATGAAGCAAACGGATGCCGACAGAACGAATACGGCCCTAAGCAGGATCTTTTTGCAGTGGGGTCTACCATTGATCATTCAAAGCGACAATGGACCCCCATTCCAAAGCGCAAATTTCACGAAATATTGGGAGGATAAAGGTGTCAAAATACGTAAGGCAATTCCGTTGTGCCCTCAAACCAATGGTGCCGTAGAGAGGCAGAATCCGGGCATCACAAAAGCGTTGACTGCTTCGAAGCTGGAGGGCTCAAACTGGCGCCATGCCCTGGAGAGGTACGTTCACAATCGAAACACGTTAATTCCACATTCCAGATTGGGTATAACTCCTTTCGAGTTGATGGTCGGGTGGAGATACAGGGGAACTTTTACTAGCTTGTGGAACCCATCCGAAACGGGGCTTGATCGGCTTGATGTTCGTGAACGTGATGATGATTCCAAGTTGAGAAGTAAGAAGGATGCTGACGAGTCTCGTAAAGCTAGGGAATCCGATATAAAGGTGGGAGACACGGTACTCCTAGCGCAACACAAGCATAGTAAAACGGATGCGAACTTCACGAATGAGCGATTCCAGATCATTGCGAGGGACGGAGCAAAAGTTGTGCTGATGAGTGCAAACGGGATCCAATACTCTCGCAGCGTGAACGACGTCAAAAAAGCACCGATGCTGTTCTCGTCACCGAAATGCAGGAGCTCAGCATCAACCGAAGACGTTGGAACACAGGATGGTGAAGGAATGCTGGAACTTCCAGAAACAGGTGTTTTCGATAAAGCCTCAAATGATGGTGACGTCGGCTCTCGGGAAAATTTTCATTCGGGAGGCAGAGCTTTGCGACGGCGTAATGAAATACAGCGACCGACGCGGTTTGATGACAATTTCATCTATACAATCTTCTGTTGAAACGGTTGAAACGAGTACATGGAAACTTCGTTGTCTGTATCAAGATTTTTGATTTCTGAAAGAGTAGAGAAGAAGAATGATGTAGAGTATGGAGTAAATGAATGAGCTTTAATAAATACATATGTTAAATATATACTTACCGTTGATTGATTTATAGTGATAAAATCACCAGTCGACAACTTTTGCACCTCAACTCAAAACAAACCGGAAAATTGAACAAATTGAAATTTTCCGGGTTGCTTTGACATACGAAAAAGAAAAGAGAAACTGAGAAGTAAACAGAACGATAATGACATTTCTTGCCCCATGGGAAAAAATATGCGTGAGAAAGGGGAATCGAATTGTGTT contains:
- the LOC115261683 gene encoding uncharacterized protein K02A2.6-like isoform X1, which codes for MPCRFLIDSGAQVNTFTEEMFKALMSNEAYSREVFNVKQESDRSLKGYASNDTIRVAATFEAHLFISDDRPTLLEKFYVVQECQALLGRFTAARYSVLMLGIKVPLNTASFSESPWLHGEIAVIDLNEKFPKFNIPPVRIEYNRSEPPCRNVFMNIPQAVKPLVEERLQKLEMSDIIERVTDEMDSSFCSSMLIVPKGKNDIRLVIDLRGPNRYVYRTPFAMPTLEGILAELHGAKWFSTIDLSNAFFHIELDRESRHLTNFCTEFGMFRFVRLPFGLCNAPDIFQETMQRKILGGCKGVKNFQDDVLVFGSTKEEHDENLAAVLDRLRNHNVKLNESKCVFGSQIVTFLGFTLTPDGWKIEEGKLSAIGNCRQPETCSEVKSFLGLITFVDRFIPNRADLTQHLRALANGDKFYWTDKEEHEFQFLKSGALKAIKTLGYYSQTDPIELYVDASPVGLGAVLIQYDKDQSARVISCASKSLTSTEKRYPQSHKEALAVVWGIERFSTYLLSRSFVVRTDAEANQFIFNGTHRLGKRALSRADAWALRLQSFDFTIARIPGNMNVADALSRLTDQAQDPIPVEEDDESNFLYALDVGHMNITWGEIERRTEEDLELREVRTALLSNVWPRDLQKYEAQRKSLRFLGYLLFKDDRAVLPEVLRNTALQSAHGGHVGVVAMKKILRQFFWWPGMSTAAEKFVKDCEVCVQLSRKNPPIPLSSRVLPEGPWEILQIDFLKVPGFGTGEFLVVIDTYSRYLNVVEMKQTDADRTNTALSRIFLQWGLPLIIQSDNGPPFQSANFTKYWEDKGVKIRKAIPLCPQTNGAVERQNPGITKALTASKLEGSNWRHALERYVHNRNTLIPHSRLGITPFELMVGWRYRGTFTSLWNPSETGLDRLDVRERDDDSKLRSKKDADESRKARESDIKVGDTVLLAQHKHSKTDANFTNERFQIIARDGAKVVLMSANGIQYSRSVNDVKKAPMLFSSPKCRSSASTEDVGTQDGEGMLELPETGVFDKASNDGDVGSRENFHSGGRALRRRNEIQRPTRFDDNFIYTIFC